In Flammeovirga kamogawensis, the sequence GTAACATCTGTGTTTACAATTTCTTGATACACACTTCCAGCTGCATCAACAACACTACTATTTGTCAGTGGTTTATAAATTGATCCATCTGCCGAAAATTCTACATCATCTTCAGTAATTCCATCATCTGTAATACCAATTGTTGCACCACCAAAAATATTTCCTTCGTAGACCATACCTGATCCAGTACCATCAATATCGCCAGAAATAATGCTTCCATTTTCACTGTAAATAAGGTTGTAAGCAATAACACCTACGGGATCGTATGAACTTCTATCATTAAAGAAAATTGGGTCATCAGACGCGTAAATTGTATTGTGAGCAATAGTTACATTATCTACATTTTGATAACCACTACTAGAGCCACCAGAAGATGCACCACCTCCAACAAGTGTAATACCGTTGTTCCAAACATCATTGGTATTGCTAAGTCCTTGCATATAATTATTAATAATTACATGGTCTCTATCACTTATACGAATACCTCCAGATTTTTCTTTCCCTTCTCCTAAGAAAAAGTTGCCTTCAACATGAGCTCCCGCTCCATGTCTTAATACCAAAGAACCTCTACATTTTCTGAATGTATTGCGTAGAAACATATTCTTTGCACTTTTATTTGTGATGATTTCATTCTCGCCATCTGCTTCTTGAAAATAGTTACCTTCTACAAGTACATTTGCTTCTACAGATTGAAAAGAACTTACTCCAATTCTGATTGCTTCACAATCACCCGAGTTGGTAGTGAATTCATCTTTAGGAGTGATATTATAGAAGTAATTATTACGAATAATATGATTAGGGTTTAATCCTTCCGAATAATATAACTCTACAAGAATACATGCTCCAGCGCTCTTTTTATTCACAAAAGAACAATTTTCTATAACATTGTCTTCTCCGTGAAGTACTACCCATCTACTTTTACCTGGAGCTTCTGTATAAAGGTCGTCAAAAGCACAATTTCTGAGGGTACAATTTTTACCAAAATCACTATTTGAGCCACTTCTTCTGAACTCAATATGATCACTGGCTCCTTCACCACCTTTCCAATAAAAGCCATCTACTATTAGATAACTTCCAAAAAAATTGACCTTAGATGTTCCTGTGAAAATCACTCCTCCCGGTGTTTCAGCCTTAACAAGAATTGGATTACTTGCTGTACCGACCTGTCCTGTAAACTTAATATTCTGATCTGAGTATGTACCATCTTTCCAAATTACTACATCTCCAGCTTCTAAGACAAGTTCATTAAATTCTTCATCAGAACTAACGTTATATGTTTCAGAATGTGCATTTAAAAAAGGCAATAGCATGCCAAGGCTAAGCAAAATATAAAATTTTCCTAGAAAGTATTTGTTAATCATTACTGTGTTGTTTGTAAAATAATACCTGTTTTTTTGGTTAACCAATTTCTGGTTATCCAATTTATAAATTAAAATCTAACTATACAACTTATTGACTAGCAGTTATCTCATTAAAATTGATTTTATTTAAAAATGATTTCCCCTTAATAATTTCTTTAATAATCCATATTTTTAAGAGGTCATTTTTATTATTTAGATTTTTAAAATGAGTCACCCTTTACAATAAAAGATGACTCATCTTAGTGTCAGTCGTTCTTATTTCGTCTCTTGATTATCTACAAATTAATTTTGTTTGATCTCGGTTTCCATTTTCATCAATTGCTACAAGAACATACGCTCCTTTTACAAGGTTTACTTTCAAATTAGTAGCATTACCTGACGTAACTATTTGTCCTGTCATGTTATATATTTTATAAGCTACTTTTGAGGCAAAATCAATGTTTACTTTATCAATAGAAGGATTAGGATATACATTTTGAATTAATGCAACTTCTTCTAATTCTTGAGATAAAGAAGCAACTCTAGCTGAAGATGATGATTCGGTTCCAAATACTTGAAGCTCACTTAAACTTGCCCATGTACCTGTATATGTAGCAGCACCTGTGACTGTAATTCTTACAAATCTTGCTATAACTGGATCAAAATAATTTTCAATCGGTGCATCTACAGAACCACCCAGTGTATTCTCTGTCTGATCCACTACTTCAACATAGGGACCATTTTCTTGGTTTGCCACTTCAATCGTAAATTGATAATCTCTATCCTTATAACATGTAAGTGCTGTACTTTCGATAGCAAATTCACTTCCTAAATCTATGGTAGCAGATTGTGGGAATCCTGATACAGACCACCTTGAAATATCATCTCCATCTACTAAATTTAATGGTGTATTTTCTCCATCAGCAGTACCTGTTCCAACAATTGCTTTGTTTAAAGCTACATTAAATACTTCCTCTGAAACAGGTGAAGTAACCTCAATATCAATTGTATCAGTATAATTTCCATCTACAGTAGTTACAGAAATTGTTGCCGTTCCTGCACCTACAGCTGTAACATTCCCTGAAGAACTCACTGTAGCTACTGATGAATTACTTGTTGTATAAGTAATTGATTTGTCATCAGCATCAAGTGGTAAAACTTCTGTAGTTAATTGTAATTCACTACCAATTTCTAAAGAAGATATTTCTGAAGTTAAGCTAACTCCTGTTACAGGAATTGATGGTATTTCAATTTCTTGGTCTTCACCAAAAACACGCAATTCAGCTAAACTGACCCATGTACCAGTATAAGTAGCTGCCCCAGTGACTGTTATTCTAACAAACCTTGCTGTTGTACTTGAAAAAGTACTTATTATTGGCGTATCTACAGATCCTCCAAGAGTATTGTTTGTCTGATCCGCTACCTCAACATAAGGACCATTTTCTTCCGTTGCTACTTCAATCGTAAATTGATAATCTCTATCGTTATAGCAAATAAGTGCAGTACTTTCGATCGCAAAATCACCTCCTAAATCAATTGTTGCAGATTGAGGAAAATCAGCTACTGACCATCTTGATAGAACATCTCCATCCACTAAATTTGAAACTACATTAGCTCCATCTGCTGTACCTGTGCTACTAATTGATTTATTTAAAGCTAGGTTAGAGTTGTTATTAGTAGGTGGTGCAGACACTTCAATTTCTGTATTTGCTGAAAAATTTCCATCTACGGTAGTTACAGAAATTGTTGTCGTTCCCGTACCAACAGCTGTAACATTACCTGATGAACTCACTGTAGCAACAGATGAATTACTTGAAGTGAAAGAAATTGATTTGTCATCAGCATCAAGTGGTAAAACTTCTGCTTGTAACTGTAATTCATCACCTATAATCAATGATGAATTTTGAGGTGTTAACGTCACTCCTGTAACTGGAATTTCTTCAACATTTTGTTCTTCACCAAATACTCTTAACTCATTTATGCTTATCCAAGAACCACTATAAGTAGCTGCCCCAGTAACAGTTATCCTTACATACCTTGCAGATACACTTTGAAAAGCTGCTATTATTGGAGCATTTACTGACCCAGGTAGAGTATTCTCTGTTTTATCTACAACTTGAACATAAGGGCCACCTTCTTGATTTGCTACTTCAATTGTAAATTGATAATCTCTATCACTATAGCAAATAAGTTCTGTTCTGTCAATAGAAAATTCACTACCTAAATCAATAGTAGCAGACTGAGGAAAGCCAGCAACAGACCACCTTGTTCCAACATCTCCGTCTACTAAATTGGATGCTACATTTGCTCCGTCTGCTGTACCTGTACTACTGATTGTTTTATTCAATGCTAAATTATCATTTGAAGAAGGAATTACTACTTCAATTTCGGCAGTATCAGTAAAACCACCATCGTCTGAAGTAACAGTAATAACTGCTATACCTTCTGCAACAGCTGTAACTTCTCCTGTTGCATCTACTGTAACCACTTGGGAATTACTACTACTAAAGTTAAGTGTTTTATTACTAGCATCAGTAGGTAAAATACTTGTATTCAATTGTAAACTACCACCCAAAACCAATAATGCTTCTGCTGGTGAAACACTTATACTAGTAACACTCACTGGTGCAACAAAGCCATTTTGTCTAAGAACAATTGTCTGGTTATCAACACCTGTACCGCTAATAACAATATTACCTGTTCTTTCTTCTGTTGATGTATTCTCGTTGGCAGTAATTGCAATAGAACTATTTCCTGATCCTGAAATTGGCGTAATAGTTACCCAACCTAAGTCTTCCTCAATAGTCCAATCTACATTTGATGTTATTGCAGCTGAAACCGTTTCTCCTTCCGAAGAAAATGATGGGATATTCGTTACTGTCAAATAATCATTTACAGCACCACAAGATGCTAATAATGTACCTGAAGCATCTAAAAAACAAGCTCCTATTCCACTACCAACTTGGTTATTAGTTATTGGTAGATAACGTTTACTACCGCTACCACCATTGACTTCGTGAGCACCAACATCAAGCCCATTACTTGGACGATTTCTACCATCAATATCAATGGTAACAAGATCTCTATAAACACTTCCTGCTGCATCAACAATACTACTATTTGAAACAGGTTTAAAGATTGTTCCATCTGCAGAAAAATCAACATTTGCATTGGTAATTCCATTATCAGATAACCCAATAGTAGAACCTCCAAAAATGTTACCTTCGTATTGCATTCCATTACCTGTACCTTCAATATCACCCGAAATTATAGCTCCGTTTTCACTGTAAATCAGATTATAAGCTATAACTCCTACAGGGTCATAAGAACTTCTATCGTTAAAAAAGATAGGATCATCTGATGCATAGATTGTATTGTGAGCAATGGTAATGTTATCCACATTCTGATAGCCATTTCCAGCACCTCCAGAAGACTCTCCTCCACCTACAAGAGTTATTCCATTATTCCATTTATCACCTTCATTACTAAGACCTTGCATATAGTTATTAATAATAACATGGTCTCTATCACTAACTCTAATACCACCAGATGACGCTTTTCCTTCTCCTAAGAAAAAGTTACCTTCGATATGAGCACCTGCACCATGTCGGAGAACTAAAGAGCCTCTACATTTTCTAAATGTATTGTGCAAAAATGTGTTATTAGCACTTTTGTTAGTAATGATCTCGTTTTCTCCATCTGCTTCATGAAAATAATTTCCTTCAACAAGAACATTTGCATTTACAGATTGATAAGAACTTACACCAATTCTTATTGCTTCACAATCACCTGAATTTGTCGAAAAACTATCTTTAGGAGTTATGTTGTAGAAATAGTTATTACGGATGATATGACCGGGAGTTAACCCTGCTGCATACGATAACTCTACTAAAATACATGCTCCTGCACTTCTTTTATTGATAAAAGAACAGTTTTCTACAACATTGTTTTCACCATGAAGTACAATCCATCTACTTTTATTAGGTGCTTCTGTATAGAGATCATCAAAAGCACAATTTCTAATGGTACAGTTTTTTCCAAAGTCAGAATTTGAGCCATTACGTCTAAACTCAATGTGATCACTGACCCCTTCACCGCCTTTCCAATAAAAACCATCTAAAATAAGATAACTACCAAAGAAATTTACTTTAGAAGTACCCGTAAAAACAACCCCGCCAGGAGTCTCTGCTTTAACAAGAATTGGGTTACTTGCCGTACCCACCGATCCTGCAAATCGGATGTTTTGATCGGAGTAGGTTCCGTTAGCCCAGATTACAACATCTCCTGCTTGTAAAACAAGAGCATTAAATTCTTCATCTGAGCTTACTCTAAA encodes:
- a CDS encoding chondroitinase-B domain-containing protein; translation: MINKSTLRKCLIFLCIGMLLPFLNAYSETFRVSSDEEFNALVLQAGDVVIWANGTYSDQNIRFAGSVGTASNPILVKAETPGGVVFTGTSKVNFFGSYLILDGFYWKGGEGVSDHIEFRRNGSNSDFGKNCTIRNCAFDDLYTEAPNKSRWIVLHGENNVVENCSFINKRSAGACILVELSYAAGLTPGHIIRNNYFYNITPKDSFSTNSGDCEAIRIGVSSYQSVNANVLVEGNYFHEADGENEIITNKSANNTFLHNTFRKCRGSLVLRHGAGAHIEGNFFLGEGKASSGGIRVSDRDHVIINNYMQGLSNEGDKWNNGITLVGGGESSGGAGNGYQNVDNITIAHNTIYASDDPIFFNDRSSYDPVGVIAYNLIYSENGAIISGDIEGTGNGMQYEGNIFGGSTIGLSDNGITNANVDFSADGTIFKPVSNSSIVDAAGSVYRDLVTIDIDGRNRPSNGLDVGAHEVNGGSGSKRYLPITNNQVGSGIGACFLDASGTLLASCGAVNDYLTVTNIPSFSSEGETVSAAITSNVDWTIEEDLGWVTITPISGSGNSSIAITANENTSTEERTGNIVISGTGVDNQTIVLRQNGFVAPVSVTSISVSPAEALLVLGGSLQLNTSILPTDASNKTLNFSSSNSQVVTVDATGEVTAVAEGIAVITVTSDDGGFTDTAEIEVVIPSSNDNLALNKTISSTGTADGANVASNLVDGDVGTRWSVAGFPQSATIDLGSEFSIDRTELICYSDRDYQFTIEVANQEGGPYVQVVDKTENTLPGSVNAPIIAAFQSVSARYVRITVTGAATYSGSWISINELRVFGEEQNVEEIPVTGVTLTPQNSSLIIGDELQLQAEVLPLDADDKSISFTSSNSSVATVSSSGNVTAVGTGTTTISVTTVDGNFSANTEIEVSAPPTNNNSNLALNKSISSTGTADGANVVSNLVDGDVLSRWSVADFPQSATIDLGGDFAIESTALICYNDRDYQFTIEVATEENGPYVEVADQTNNTLGGSVDTPIISTFSSTTARFVRITVTGAATYTGTWVSLAELRVFGEDQEIEIPSIPVTGVSLTSEISSLEIGSELQLTTEVLPLDADDKSITYTTSNSSVATVSSSGNVTAVGAGTATISVTTVDGNYTDTIDIEVTSPVSEEVFNVALNKAIVGTGTADGENTPLNLVDGDDISRWSVSGFPQSATIDLGSEFAIESTALTCYKDRDYQFTIEVANQENGPYVEVVDQTENTLGGSVDAPIENYFDPVIARFVRITVTGAATYTGTWASLSELQVFGTESSSSARVASLSQELEEVALIQNVYPNPSIDKVNIDFASKVAYKIYNMTGQIVTSGNATNLKVNLVKGAYVLVAIDENGNRDQTKLICR